The Acidobacteriota bacterium genome has a segment encoding these proteins:
- a CDS encoding pitrilysin family protein gives MRSSPSRRAAVAALAAGLVVLAAPFLAAQTAKVDIPYQKFVLDNGLTLIVHEDHKAPIVAFNVWYHVGSKNEKPGKTGFAHLFEHLMFNGSENYNDDYFKPMQKVGATDLNGTTNEDRTNYFENVPVSALDLVLWMESDRMGHLKGAITQAKLDEQRGVVQNELRQSYNEPFGITEDLICKGTYPQGHPYSWSVGGSIQDLDSGKLEDFQTWFSTYYGPNNAVIAIAGDIDAKTALEKVKRYFGDIPPSPPVARPTAWTAKMAGTHRESVQDRVAQARIYKFWNVPGWGTECADKLDLASSILADGKTSRLYKRLVYDDQIASAVGAYINAREIGGQFAIQADAKPGVDLALVEKAIDEEMARFLKEGPTAAEVERVKIQYRARFVQGIERIGGFGGKSDILASSLVYGGSPDAYKKTLKHVEDATPETLKESANRWLADGVYILEVHPYPALKADTSGADRKTMPAVGPSPQVTFPAIQRATLGNGLKVLLAERHNIPVVHFALTLDAGYASDQGGLAGTASLAMNMLDEGTAKRTSLQISDELAMLGASLGTGSNLDVSSVSLTTLKDKLDPALAIYADVILNPSFPEADFQRLQKLQIARIAQEKASPFGMALRVFPRLVYGAGHPYAIPFSGSGYADTVAKITRADLVKFHETWFKPSGTTLIVVGDTTMAELKPKLEALFKGWAAGRTPEKKIPAVPIAAKPVVYIMDKPGAPQSMVVCGHPAPSSADPDNVAITTMNTILGGDFVSRINMNIREDKHWSYGAQSAIPGARGQRPFLVLAPVQSDKTKETMIEIKGELEGILGKKPITQDEYANAKNSIVLGLPGQWETMGAVLGSLEEMVEYGLPDDYYQKYPGLVRKLTIADLTKAAVKTVHPEGVVWIIVGDRAQIEPKIRELGFSQISVIDADGNVVK, from the coding sequence ATGCGCAGTTCCCCGTCCCGTCGGGCCGCCGTGGCGGCCCTGGCCGCCGGCCTGGTCGTCCTGGCCGCCCCCTTCCTGGCCGCCCAGACGGCCAAGGTCGACATCCCCTACCAGAAGTTCGTCCTCGACAACGGATTGACCCTGATCGTCCACGAGGACCACAAGGCGCCGATCGTCGCCTTCAACGTCTGGTACCACGTCGGCTCGAAGAACGAGAAGCCCGGCAAGACCGGCTTCGCCCACCTCTTCGAGCACCTGATGTTCAACGGCAGCGAGAACTACAACGACGACTACTTCAAGCCCATGCAGAAGGTCGGGGCGACCGACCTCAACGGCACGACCAACGAGGACCGGACCAACTATTTCGAGAACGTCCCGGTCTCGGCCCTCGACCTCGTCCTGTGGATGGAGTCCGACCGCATGGGGCACCTCAAGGGCGCCATCACCCAGGCCAAGCTCGACGAGCAGCGGGGCGTCGTCCAGAACGAGCTCCGCCAGAGCTACAACGAGCCCTTCGGCATCACCGAGGACCTAATCTGCAAGGGCACCTATCCGCAGGGCCACCCCTACTCCTGGTCCGTCGGCGGCTCGATCCAGGACCTCGACAGCGGCAAGCTCGAGGACTTCCAGACCTGGTTCTCGACCTACTACGGCCCGAACAACGCCGTCATCGCCATCGCCGGCGACATCGACGCCAAGACGGCGCTCGAGAAGGTCAAGAGGTATTTCGGCGACATCCCGCCCTCGCCTCCCGTCGCCCGGCCCACCGCCTGGACCGCCAAGATGGCCGGGACCCACCGCGAGTCCGTCCAGGACCGCGTCGCCCAGGCCCGGATCTACAAGTTCTGGAACGTCCCGGGCTGGGGCACCGAGTGCGCCGACAAGCTCGATCTCGCGAGCTCCATCCTGGCCGACGGCAAGACCTCCCGGCTCTACAAGCGCCTGGTCTATGACGACCAGATCGCCAGCGCCGTCGGGGCCTACATCAACGCCCGCGAGATCGGCGGGCAGTTCGCCATCCAGGCCGACGCCAAGCCCGGCGTCGATCTGGCCCTGGTCGAGAAGGCCATCGACGAAGAGATGGCCAGGTTCCTCAAGGAGGGCCCGACCGCGGCCGAGGTCGAGCGGGTCAAGATCCAGTACCGGGCCCGCTTCGTCCAGGGCATCGAGCGGATCGGCGGCTTCGGCGGCAAGTCCGACATCCTGGCCTCGAGCCTGGTCTACGGCGGCTCGCCCGACGCCTACAAGAAAACCCTGAAGCACGTCGAGGACGCCACGCCGGAGACGCTCAAGGAAAGCGCCAACCGCTGGCTCGCCGACGGCGTGTACATCCTCGAGGTCCATCCGTATCCGGCCCTCAAGGCCGACACGTCCGGCGCCGACCGGAAGACCATGCCCGCGGTCGGCCCTTCGCCTCAGGTCACGTTCCCGGCCATCCAGCGGGCCACGCTCGGGAACGGGCTGAAGGTCCTGCTGGCCGAGCGCCACAACATCCCCGTCGTCCATTTCGCCCTGACGCTCGACGCTGGCTACGCCTCCGACCAGGGCGGCCTCGCGGGCACGGCCTCGCTGGCCATGAACATGCTCGATGAAGGCACGGCCAAGCGGACCTCGCTCCAGATCAGCGACGAGCTGGCCATGCTCGGGGCCAGCCTCGGCACGGGCTCGAACCTGGACGTCTCGTCCGTTTCCCTGACAACGCTCAAGGACAAGCTCGACCCGGCGCTCGCGATCTACGCCGACGTCATCCTCAACCCCTCCTTCCCGGAGGCGGACTTCCAGCGCCTCCAGAAGCTGCAGATCGCCCGCATCGCCCAGGAGAAGGCCTCGCCCTTCGGCATGGCCCTGCGCGTCTTCCCCAGGCTCGTCTACGGCGCCGGCCACCCCTACGCCATCCCCTTCTCCGGCTCCGGTTACGCCGACACCGTGGCCAAGATCACCCGGGCCGACCTGGTCAAGTTCCACGAGACCTGGTTCAAGCCCTCGGGAACCACGCTGATCGTGGTCGGCGACACGACCATGGCCGAGCTCAAGCCCAAGCTCGAGGCGCTCTTCAAGGGCTGGGCGGCCGGACGGACGCCCGAGAAGAAGATCCCGGCCGTCCCGATCGCGGCCAAGCCGGTCGTCTACATCATGGACAAGCCGGGCGCGCCCCAATCCATGGTCGTCTGCGGCCACCCCGCGCCCTCGTCGGCCGATCCGGACAACGTCGCCATCACGACGATGAACACCATCCTCGGCGGCGACTTCGTCTCGCGCATCAACATGAACATCCGCGAGGACAAGCACTGGAGTTACGGCGCCCAGAGCGCCATCCCCGGCGCCCGCGGCCAGCGGCCCTTCCTGGTCCTGGCGCCCGTGCAGTCCGACAAGACCAAGGAGACCATGATCGAGATCAAGGGCGAGCTCGAGGGCATCCTGGGCAAGAAACCCATCACTCAGGACGAGTACGCCAACGCCAAGAACAGCATCGTCCTGGGGCTGCCCGGCCAGTGGGAGACCATGGGGGCCGTCCTGGGATCGCTCGAGGAGATGGTCGAGTACGGCCTCCCGGACGACTACTACCAGAAGTATCCGGGACTCGTCCGGAAGCTGACCATCGCCGACCTGACCAAGGCGGCGGTGAAGACCGTCCATCCCGAGGGCGTCGTCTGGATCATCGTCGGCGACCGGGCCCAGATCGAGCCCAAGATCCGCGAGCTCGGCTTCTCGCAGATCTCAGTCATCGATGCCGACGGCAACGTCGTCAAATAA
- a CDS encoding TonB-dependent receptor — protein sequence MRQAKTGLGVLLVLLAAGLLAAQDSTQTGIIAGRVQDQEGNPLPGVSVTIASPAIIRETAAAVTSTSGTYRFVLLPIGTYRVTFELTGFKTLVKTDVSVALRATTTVNAALEAAAIQETVTVVGEKPVVDIKSATISTNFTADMLQKLPSARDPWSLMEMTPGMVMNAQNVGGNASGSQSSGYSHGTLRSQTQYNLDGITVTDAAMNGASVMYFDFDSFAEISIETGAHAVDTQSSGVVLNMVTKSGGNTFSGGLSGYAEPNWKWIQANNVPDTPDYESAGAGNPTKYYDDYGGDIGGPIVKDRLWFYTAFRRTEINRFIIGYEVNGQPGTEYTDLIHWTGKLTGQTSKNNRVMVWVNFDNKIQPNRAAGTRRPEEVTWDQKGPAWYLHGEDTWTLSPNLLLNFKLGYYNTWWQEGPQSSVDLSKPSVLIRYSTPYPRMYQDAYYQYSKYYSDRLSFTASADYFKDDFLGGDHEIKVGFDYQHTPFKTDRQFPGNHTLYFSNMDRTGTREVWTWRQIQWAETNDIYSVYLQDIFTLKKHLTVNLGLRFDSTHMHNDATSAPGNAWTDYYTERTGEAVPTSSPKMKNVVDWNVLYPRLGLTYDLFNDGSTVLKFNLSRYSYQVSYDPAYRVIATSYWEVDYDWLGDFNSDHEAQTDELGEIIYTDIATKYTIDPHLKAPYINEAVLGLERRVTNDIGASVNFLYRETKRLFFPYNRAVDPVTDYAAVPVTDPGPDGELGTADDGITVNAYSLNEDKLAAIDYYVTTRNGYKESYRGVEFSLRKKFSHHWLGQASVSYGRSNVKLPITAVNDPNNRVFEDDVVAWNDCPWIVKVIGSYELPFGITVGGFFNFRSGMPSQRYLLFDGVNQGEVNVEFEKFGSHRYPSMTILDLRLSKVFNARKLGTFEVMADVFNSLNAHTPLDWEQEVTSGLHSVYTILAPRILRLGLKWKF from the coding sequence GTGAGACAAGCCAAAACAGGTTTGGGCGTCCTGCTCGTCCTCCTCGCGGCCGGGCTTCTCGCGGCCCAGGACTCCACCCAAACGGGCATCATCGCCGGCCGGGTGCAGGACCAGGAAGGCAATCCCCTGCCGGGCGTGAGCGTGACCATCGCCAGCCCGGCCATTATCCGGGAGACCGCGGCCGCCGTCACCTCAACGAGCGGCACCTACAGGTTCGTCCTGCTGCCCATCGGGACTTACCGGGTGACCTTCGAGCTGACCGGGTTCAAGACGCTCGTCAAGACCGACGTCAGCGTGGCCCTGCGCGCCACGACCACGGTGAACGCCGCGCTGGAGGCGGCGGCCATCCAGGAGACCGTGACCGTCGTCGGCGAGAAGCCGGTCGTCGACATCAAGTCGGCCACGATCTCCACGAACTTCACGGCGGACATGCTGCAGAAGCTGCCCAGCGCCCGCGATCCGTGGAGCCTCATGGAGATGACGCCGGGCATGGTCATGAACGCCCAGAACGTCGGCGGCAACGCCAGCGGCTCGCAGAGCAGCGGCTACTCCCACGGCACCCTCCGGAGCCAGACCCAGTACAACCTGGACGGCATCACGGTGACCGACGCGGCCATGAACGGGGCCTCGGTCATGTACTTCGACTTCGATTCGTTCGCCGAGATCTCCATCGAGACGGGCGCCCACGCCGTCGACACCCAGTCGAGCGGCGTCGTCCTCAACATGGTCACCAAGTCCGGCGGCAACACGTTCAGCGGCGGGCTCAGCGGCTACGCCGAGCCCAACTGGAAGTGGATCCAGGCCAACAACGTCCCGGATACGCCGGACTACGAGAGCGCCGGGGCCGGGAACCCGACGAAGTACTACGACGATTACGGCGGGGACATCGGCGGACCGATCGTCAAGGACCGGCTTTGGTTCTACACGGCCTTCCGCCGGACCGAGATCAACCGCTTCATCATCGGCTACGAGGTCAACGGCCAGCCGGGCACCGAGTACACGGACCTCATCCACTGGACGGGCAAGCTGACCGGGCAGACCTCCAAGAACAACCGGGTCATGGTCTGGGTCAATTTCGACAACAAGATCCAGCCCAACCGTGCCGCCGGCACGCGCCGTCCCGAGGAAGTGACCTGGGACCAGAAGGGCCCGGCCTGGTACTTGCACGGCGAGGACACCTGGACGCTGAGCCCCAACCTCCTCCTGAACTTCAAGCTCGGCTACTACAACACCTGGTGGCAGGAAGGCCCCCAGTCGTCCGTGGACCTGAGCAAGCCGTCCGTCCTGATCCGCTATTCCACGCCCTACCCGCGGATGTACCAGGACGCCTACTACCAGTATTCCAAGTACTACAGCGACCGGCTCTCCTTCACGGCGTCGGCGGACTATTTCAAGGACGACTTCCTCGGCGGCGACCACGAGATCAAGGTCGGCTTCGACTACCAGCACACGCCCTTCAAGACGGACCGGCAGTTCCCGGGGAACCACACGCTCTATTTCAGCAACATGGACCGGACCGGGACCCGCGAGGTCTGGACCTGGCGCCAGATCCAGTGGGCCGAGACCAACGACATCTATTCGGTCTACCTCCAGGACATTTTCACGCTCAAGAAGCACCTGACCGTCAACCTCGGCCTGCGCTTCGACAGCACCCACATGCACAACGACGCCACCAGCGCCCCCGGCAACGCCTGGACCGACTACTACACCGAGCGGACGGGCGAGGCCGTGCCGACGTCGTCCCCGAAGATGAAGAACGTCGTCGACTGGAACGTTCTCTACCCCCGCCTCGGCCTGACCTACGACCTGTTCAACGACGGTTCCACGGTCCTCAAGTTCAACCTCTCCCGCTATTCCTACCAGGTCAGCTACGATCCCGCCTACCGGGTCATCGCCACGAGCTACTGGGAAGTCGATTACGACTGGCTCGGCGACTTCAACAGCGACCATGAAGCCCAGACCGACGAGCTCGGCGAGATCATCTACACCGACATCGCCACGAAGTACACCATCGACCCCCACCTCAAGGCCCCCTACATCAACGAGGCCGTCCTCGGCCTCGAGCGGCGGGTGACCAACGACATCGGCGCCAGCGTCAACTTCCTCTACCGCGAGACCAAGCGCCTCTTCTTCCCCTACAACCGGGCCGTCGACCCGGTCACGGATTACGCGGCCGTCCCGGTCACCGATCCCGGCCCCGACGGCGAGCTCGGCACGGCCGACGACGGCATCACGGTCAACGCCTACAGCCTCAACGAGGACAAGCTCGCCGCCATCGACTACTACGTGACGACCCGGAACGGATACAAGGAGTCCTACCGCGGCGTGGAGTTCAGCCTGCGGAAGAAATTCTCCCACCACTGGCTGGGCCAGGCCTCGGTCAGCTACGGGCGGAGCAACGTCAAGCTGCCGATCACGGCCGTCAACGATCCCAACAACCGTGTCTTCGAGGACGACGTCGTCGCCTGGAACGACTGCCCCTGGATCGTCAAAGTCATCGGGAGCTACGAGCTGCCCTTCGGCATCACCGTGGGCGGCTTCTTCAACTTCCGCTCCGGCATGCCGAGCCAGCGCTACCTTCTCTTCGACGGGGTGAACCAGGGCGAGGTCAACGTCGAGTTCGAGAAGTTCGGCAGCCATCGCTACCCCAGCATGACCATCCTGGACCTGCGGCTCAGCAAGGTCTTCAACGCCAGGAAGCTCGGCACCTTCGAGGTCATGGCCGACGTCTTCAACTCGCTCAACGCCCACACGCCCCTGGACTGGGAACAGGAGGTCACCAGCGGGCTCCACAGCGTCTACACCATTCTCGCCCCGCGGATCCTGCGGCTCGGCCTGAAGTGGAAGTTCTGA
- a CDS encoding sulfatase-like hydrolase/transferase: MGECLERRGGNFRQFGPVFLLCLLATVLSPSVAAAAAPPAKLSLLVVTIDTLRADHVGAYGDREARTPALDGLARRGVRFDQAFSHVPLTLPSHCTLFTGLLPASHGVRDNGQRLGPGPATLAEAARARGYATAAVVGAFPLDSRFGLARGFDLYDDLYGSRNKARDLAFVERRGGDVSERAGRWIRGRGREPFFLWAHYFDPHAPYDPPPPYDRDFAGREYDGEIAYADACLGRLLAALDEAGRTADTLIVVTSDHGEGLGDHEEKTHGIFIYDATLRVPLIVAGPGIRPGGRTVGAQAGLVDVLPTVLELLGWPAPKGLPGRSLVPLLTRPDAGRTEAGRAIYVESMSPLLGRNWAPLRGLRTPSWKYVDAPAAELYDVAADPGETRNLLDKRPDVAGRLRRDLEAEVRRQAAGSAGPPQGPGPGREAREKLRALGYVVGGAAAAAGGPRPDPKTMIGLDNLFNEAANASAAGRLEEAEAIYGDLLRREPGDIVVYDHAAYNLTKMNKGDEAIRMLEEAVGRGLVNGQVLAHLGLCLQEAGRLEESIRVLERALALDPDAAETHNDLGVSLYKSGRLEDAAAAFRRSLTLDPHDAMAANNLANALLALKRYDEAAAQYGSAIALDGDLASARNGLAAVLYRQGRIDEAVKSWEKSLELDPGLANALYNLGRAYLRMGRREEALGLFERYVRCASPRDEAKDIDEVRGVIERLRKELRPAISSPGTRPAS, translated from the coding sequence GTGGGTGAATGCCTGGAACGCCGGGGCGGGAATTTCCGCCAGTTCGGCCCGGTCTTCCTTCTTTGTCTTCTCGCGACCGTCCTCTCCCCGTCCGTGGCGGCGGCCGCCGCCCCGCCGGCGAAGCTCAGCCTGCTCGTCGTCACGATAGACACCCTGCGGGCCGACCATGTCGGGGCCTACGGTGACAGGGAGGCCCGGACGCCGGCGCTGGACGGGCTGGCCCGGCGCGGGGTCAGGTTCGACCAGGCGTTCAGCCACGTCCCGCTCACCCTGCCCTCCCACTGCACGCTGTTCACGGGCCTCCTGCCCGCTTCCCACGGCGTCCGCGACAACGGCCAGCGGCTCGGCCCGGGCCCGGCGACCCTGGCCGAGGCGGCCCGCGCCCGGGGCTACGCCACGGCCGCCGTCGTGGGCGCTTTTCCCCTGGATTCGCGGTTCGGGCTGGCCCGGGGCTTCGACCTCTACGACGACCTCTACGGGAGCCGCAACAAGGCCCGCGACCTGGCCTTCGTCGAGCGGCGCGGCGGGGATGTCAGCGAGAGGGCCGGCCGATGGATCCGTGGACGCGGCCGGGAGCCCTTCTTCCTCTGGGCCCACTACTTCGACCCGCACGCGCCCTACGACCCGCCGCCCCCCTACGACAGGGACTTCGCCGGCCGGGAGTACGACGGCGAGATCGCCTACGCGGATGCCTGCCTGGGCCGGCTCCTCGCGGCGCTCGACGAGGCCGGGCGGACGGCTGACACGCTGATCGTGGTGACCTCCGATCACGGCGAGGGGCTGGGAGATCACGAGGAGAAGACCCACGGCATTTTCATCTACGACGCGACGCTCCGCGTTCCGTTGATCGTCGCCGGGCCGGGCATCCGGCCCGGAGGCCGGACCGTCGGGGCCCAGGCCGGCCTGGTCGACGTCCTCCCGACCGTTCTCGAGCTCCTGGGCTGGCCGGCCCCGAAGGGCCTGCCCGGCCGGTCGCTCGTCCCGCTGCTGACCCGCCCGGACGCCGGACGGACGGAAGCGGGGCGCGCGATCTACGTCGAGTCGATGAGCCCTCTCCTCGGCCGCAACTGGGCTCCGCTCCGCGGCCTGCGCACGCCCTCGTGGAAATACGTCGACGCCCCGGCCGCCGAGCTCTACGACGTCGCGGCCGATCCCGGCGAGACCCGGAATCTCCTGGACAAGCGCCCGGACGTAGCCGGGCGGCTCCGCCGCGATCTGGAGGCCGAGGTCCGGCGCCAGGCCGCGGGGTCTGCCGGGCCGCCGCAGGGGCCGGGACCAGGCCGAGAGGCCCGCGAGAAGCTCCGGGCCCTCGGCTACGTCGTCGGCGGCGCCGCCGCCGCGGCCGGCGGACCCCGGCCGGATCCCAAGACGATGATCGGCCTCGACAACCTCTTCAACGAGGCCGCGAACGCCTCGGCGGCCGGCCGGCTCGAGGAGGCCGAGGCGATCTACGGGGACCTGCTGCGCCGCGAGCCCGGGGACATCGTCGTCTACGATCATGCCGCCTACAACCTGACGAAGATGAACAAGGGGGACGAGGCCATCCGCATGCTGGAGGAGGCCGTCGGCCGCGGCCTGGTCAACGGCCAGGTCCTGGCCCATCTCGGCCTCTGCTTGCAGGAGGCCGGCCGGCTCGAGGAGTCCATCCGCGTCCTGGAGAGGGCCCTGGCCCTCGACCCGGACGCCGCCGAGACCCACAACGATCTCGGGGTCAGCCTCTACAAGAGCGGACGGCTAGAGGACGCGGCCGCGGCCTTTCGGCGATCGCTGACCCTCGACCCGCACGACGCCATGGCCGCGAACAACCTGGCGAACGCCCTCCTGGCCCTGAAGAGATACGACGAGGCGGCGGCCCAGTACGGCTCGGCCATCGCGCTGGACGGCGACCTGGCCTCGGCCCGCAACGGCCTGGCCGCGGTCCTGTACCGCCAGGGCCGGATCGATGAGGCCGTGAAGTCCTGGGAGAAGTCCCTCGAGCTCGACCCCGGGCTGGCGAACGCCCTCTACAACCTCGGGCGGGCCTATCTCCGGATGGGCCGCAGGGAAGAGGCCCTCGGCCTCTTCGAGCGTTACGTCCGCTGCGCCTCGCCCCGCGACGAGGCCAAGGACATCGACGAGGTCCGGGGCGTCATCGAAAGGCTCAGGAAGGAGCTCCGGCCGGCGATCTCTTCTCCAGGGACTCGACCAGCTTCCTGA
- a CDS encoding GWxTD domain-containing protein, with protein MKRTEVIIGIALLACLGFGLASGGQTAKKAGGLPERYRTWLDEEVVYIITPKEKEVFLQLTTDRERERFIEAFWRQRDPDPNTPENEFQKEHYRRIAYADQNFGRDTPGPGWRTPMGQVYITLGMPNQIERYENTTELRPTILWFYDGMAKLGLPNTFYVVFFKKDGVGEWVLYSPVSHGPRELMVDSYADPTDAYAAFKQLMAIEPAVAGVSLSLIPSESGQITQPSIASEILIQAQIPSVPREKVKDIYAEKFLKYKDSVGVEYTANYVDNDFAVHVFRDPSGIAFVHYLIEPSKLSFERRGDRYATTLQINLLVSDDRGRAVHQGERLLPMEFSGEQMENLKTKLFSFQDLFPLIEGSYNLSVLVKNAASKDFTSAEAKITITPPGGPEIGPLVLANRTVENSSYQGKSKPYLFGARQFVLSPRADFARSDTLYLFCQALGLGPSLRRSGALRIAVSDDKKVVFETRRSLAETAGLPDVFEAVPLASLAPALYTARVEVLDQAGATVASREAGFYVSHAETLPRPFVVSYPLPPPGDPVYDNMIGNQYLASGALPEAGRWLAKAFKASPGSAKLALDYCKWLLTTKDFAGLRAIAEPLFKDKARHEFSGLLGQAAEAQGDPGAAVIFYQDYLAAYGSNINVMNSLGDCCLKLGRTEEALAVWKRSLEISPGQDRIRKLVESLEKRSPAGAPS; from the coding sequence ATGAAACGGACGGAAGTGATCATCGGCATCGCGCTGCTGGCCTGCCTCGGCTTCGGCCTCGCCTCCGGCGGCCAAACCGCGAAGAAGGCGGGGGGCCTGCCGGAGCGCTATCGGACCTGGCTCGACGAGGAGGTCGTCTACATCATCACGCCGAAGGAGAAGGAGGTCTTCCTCCAGCTCACGACCGACCGGGAGCGGGAGCGCTTCATCGAGGCCTTCTGGAGGCAGCGCGACCCCGACCCGAACACGCCGGAGAACGAGTTCCAGAAGGAGCACTACCGGCGCATCGCCTACGCCGATCAGAACTTCGGGCGGGACACGCCCGGCCCCGGCTGGCGGACGCCCATGGGCCAGGTCTACATCACGCTCGGCATGCCGAACCAGATCGAACGGTACGAGAACACGACCGAGCTGCGGCCGACGATCCTCTGGTTCTACGACGGCATGGCCAAGCTCGGCCTGCCGAACACCTTCTACGTCGTCTTCTTCAAGAAGGACGGCGTGGGCGAATGGGTCCTCTACAGCCCCGTCAGCCACGGCCCCAGGGAGCTGATGGTCGACTCCTACGCCGACCCGACGGACGCCTACGCTGCCTTCAAGCAGCTCATGGCGATCGAGCCGGCCGTGGCCGGCGTGTCCCTGTCCCTGATCCCGTCCGAGAGCGGACAGATCACGCAGCCCTCGATCGCGTCCGAGATCCTCATCCAGGCCCAGATCCCCTCGGTGCCCCGGGAAAAGGTCAAGGACATCTACGCCGAGAAGTTCCTCAAGTACAAGGACTCCGTCGGCGTGGAGTACACGGCCAACTACGTCGACAACGATTTCGCCGTCCATGTCTTCCGCGACCCGTCGGGGATCGCGTTCGTCCACTATCTCATCGAGCCGTCCAAGCTTTCCTTCGAACGGCGCGGCGACCGATACGCGACGACGCTGCAGATCAACCTCCTCGTCTCCGACGACCGCGGCCGGGCCGTCCACCAGGGCGAACGCCTGCTGCCGATGGAGTTCAGCGGCGAGCAGATGGAGAATCTGAAGACGAAGCTCTTCAGCTTCCAGGACCTTTTCCCCCTGATCGAGGGCTCCTACAACCTGAGCGTCCTGGTCAAGAACGCGGCCTCCAAGGACTTCACGTCCGCCGAAGCCAAGATCACGATCACGCCTCCGGGCGGGCCCGAGATCGGCCCCCTGGTCCTGGCCAACCGGACGGTCGAGAACTCGTCCTATCAGGGCAAGAGCAAGCCTTATCTTTTCGGCGCCCGCCAGTTCGTGCTCTCGCCCCGGGCCGATTTCGCGCGGTCGGACACGCTTTATCTTTTCTGCCAGGCCCTCGGCCTCGGCCCGTCCTTGCGGCGATCGGGCGCCCTGCGGATCGCCGTCTCCGACGACAAGAAGGTCGTCTTCGAGACGCGCCGCTCCCTGGCCGAGACGGCCGGCTTGCCCGACGTCTTCGAGGCCGTGCCCCTCGCCTCCCTGGCCCCGGCCCTGTACACGGCCCGGGTCGAGGTCCTCGACCAGGCGGGCGCGACCGTGGCGTCGCGGGAAGCGGGATTCTACGTCTCGCACGCCGAAACGCTGCCGCGCCCCTTCGTCGTGTCCTACCCCCTGCCGCCGCCGGGCGATCCGGTCTACGACAACATGATCGGCAACCAGTACCTGGCGAGCGGCGCCCTGCCCGAAGCGGGGCGGTGGCTGGCGAAGGCCTTCAAGGCCTCGCCCGGATCGGCCAAGCTGGCCCTGGATTACTGCAAGTGGCTGCTGACGACAAAGGACTTCGCCGGCCTGCGGGCGATCGCCGAGCCGCTGTTCAAGGACAAGGCCCGGCACGAGTTCTCCGGGCTCCTCGGCCAGGCGGCCGAGGCCCAGGGTGATCCCGGCGCGGCCGTGATCTTCTACCAGGACTACCTGGCGGCCTACGGCTCGAACATCAACGTCATGAACTCGCTCGGCGATTGCTGCCTCAAGCTGGGCCGGACCGAGGAGGCGCTGGCGGTCTGGAAGAGATCGCTCGAGATCAGCCCCGGCCAGGACCGCATCAGGAAGCTGGTCGAGTCCCTGGAGAAGAGATCGCCGGCCGGAGCTCCTTCCTGA
- a CDS encoding tetratricopeptide repeat protein, whose amino-acid sequence MLLRTGVVVFLFASIVGAGAGAAQIGFKQDERAMVQKYKASNAKLEQAKALFAKGKFDQAEAKIRDCLEMFPKNPDAQYLRAQIELRRGDLGPALASIEGAERSFTEIGQLYSFTHQEMMNDLREQKAKLEESIRAAEDEVAVLRGQPRSESTVSATAAAEGRMQQDKNLIAQIDRQLENPVPQTMGLPAVYHYIHGNILFKMKKFADAAREYQETVRLDPGHGAAYNNLASIYFAAGHYQQALDFLNQAEKNGVKVNPAFKKDLEQRLAGK is encoded by the coding sequence ATGCTTTTGAGAACCGGTGTCGTCGTGTTCCTGTTCGCATCGATCGTCGGCGCGGGAGCCGGAGCCGCTCAGATCGGGTTCAAACAGGACGAACGGGCCATGGTCCAGAAGTACAAGGCGTCCAACGCCAAGCTCGAGCAAGCCAAGGCTCTGTTCGCCAAGGGGAAATTCGACCAGGCCGAAGCCAAGATCCGGGACTGCCTGGAGATGTTCCCCAAGAATCCCGACGCCCAGTACCTGCGGGCCCAGATCGAGCTCCGGCGGGGCGATCTCGGCCCCGCCCTGGCCTCGATCGAGGGAGCCGAGCGCTCGTTCACCGAGATCGGCCAGCTCTACAGCTTCACCCACCAGGAGATGATGAACGATCTCCGGGAACAGAAGGCCAAGCTCGAGGAGAGCATCCGGGCCGCCGAAGATGAGGTCGCCGTGCTCCGGGGCCAGCCGCGGTCGGAATCCACCGTGTCGGCCACGGCGGCCGCCGAGGGCCGGATGCAGCAGGACAAGAACCTCATCGCCCAGATCGACCGGCAGCTCGAGAACCCGGTGCCCCAAACGATGGGCCTGCCCGCCGTCTATCATTATATCCACGGCAACATCCTGTTCAAAATGAAGAAGTTCGCCGACGCCGCCCGCGAGTACCAGGAAACGGTCCGTCTCGATCCCGGGCACGGGGCCGCCTACAACAACCTGGCCAGCATCTATTTCGCCGCCGGTCACTATCAACAGGCCCTCGACTTCCTCAACCAGGCCGAGAAGAACGGCGTCAAGGTCAATCCGGCCTTCAAGAAGGACCTGGAGCAGCGGCTGGCCGGGAAATAA